A region of the Chlamydia felis Fe/C-56 genome:
TCACTATTTTGCAGGAATTTCAGCGGAAATCATTACTGAAATTATAGAACATGTTTTTGATTACCTAGATAGTCCTCCTTTAAGAGTGTGTCAAAGAGAAACTCCTATGCCCTATAACAAAACTCTAGAGCAAGCAACTCTCCCGAACGTGCATCGTATTTTAGACACTATCGAAAAAATCATGAGGTAAATTTGTGATTTCTTTATTAAAAATGCCAAAACTCTCTCCAACAATGGAAGTAGGAACAATCGTAAAATGGCATAAGAACAATGGCGATAAGGTAGAGTTTGGTGATGTTCTCGTAGAAATATCCACAGACAAAGCTGTGTTAGAACATACGGCTACTGAAGATGGTTGGTTCCGAGAGAGCCTTGTTAAAGAAGGAACAAAAGTACAAATAGGCATACCTATAGCTGTGATATCTTCCGAAAAAGATGAATCTTTTAATTTAGAGGAACTACTTCCTAAATCTCCTGAACCTCAACCTTCTGCAGAAAATATTCAACAAGTAGAAGAAGTTGCATCAAGCGCGCCTCGTTGCGAGTCACCAGCTATAGCAGTTTACGGGTTTAAACCCGAACCCCCTCTTTCCGAACCCCTATGTTTAAAACAAGATTCTTCAAAATCTCCAATTTCTCCTCTAGCTAAACGCTTAGCCAAGGAAAAGAATCTTGATATCTCAGGAATCAAAGGTAGCGGCCCAGGCGGACGTATAGTTGAAAAAGATCTTGCGAAAGCACCGCCTAAAGGTATCGCCGGTTTTGGCTATCCAGAAGCTCCTGAGGTGCATCCAGGATCATATCATGAAGAATCTCTCTCCCCAGTTCGAGAAATCATTTCTCAAAGATTACAAGCAGCTAAAACTTTTATTCCCCATTTTTATGTACGACAAAAAGTATACGCCTCACCATTATTAGCTTTGCTTAAAGAGCTGCAAATCCAAGGAATAAAGCTTTCTATTAATGATTGTATTGTTCGTGCATGTGCCCTAGCTTTAAAAGAATTTCCAGAAGTCAATTCTGGATTTAATAGCGTCGACAATAAAATTGTACGTTTTGAAACTATAGATATTTCTATTGCTGTAGCTATTCCCGACGGTGTAATTACTCCAATTGTACGATGTGCTGACCGTAAGAACATTGGAATGATTTCCGCAGAAATAAAAAGCTTAGCATCCAAAGCTAAGTCTCAATCTTTAAAAAAAGAAGAGTACACGGGAGGATCTTTCTGTGTTTCTAATCTAGGCATGACAGGAATTACAGAATTCACAGCAATTATTAATCCTCCTCAGGCAGCTATTCTTGCTGTAGGTAGTGTACAAGAAGAGCCTACAGTTATTAATGGAGAAATTGTCATCGGCTCTACATGCATGCTGACATTATCCATAGATCACCGTGTAGTTGATGGATATCCTGCAGCAATGTTTATGAAACGGTTGCAGAAAATCTTAGAAGCACCTTCCGTTCTTTTATTAAATTAAAAAACACCTCTGCAACTATGCACAATGAGAAAAAGCGTTTCTAACAAGGAAAGCTCTCGCAAAAAGAAGCGCCTTTTTCTTAAAATTTGTCATTTGTAGGGACGTTCCATATATCTTTAGCATAATCTGTAATAGCTCTATCGCTAGAGAAAAAGCCCATACCACCCACATTATAAATGGATTTTTTCACCCACTCGTCAGTTTGAGTGAATAACATTGCGGCAGATTCATGAGCTTGAATATAAGATTCTAAATCTGCCAAAACAAAGAAGGGGTCCCCTTCATAAAGCAATCTATGCACTATGGGTTTGAAGAGGTCTTTATCTGAAGTATTAAAAAATCCTTGATCTAGCAATTGTAATACATGGGCTATCTTGGGATGACTATCACACACTCCCTGTGGATAGTATTCTCGACGTATTTTTGCGATTTCTTCTTCTAGCAAGCCAAAAATGAACATATTGTCCCTACCAATATATTCTGACATTTCTATGTTGGCTCCATCCATAGTTCCTATCGTTAGAGCACCATTTAAAGCAAATTTCATATTTCCTGTTCCGGAAGCTTCCATACCAGCTGTAGAAATTTGCTCAGAAAGATCTGAAGCTGGCATAATCATCTCTGACATCGTCACGCGATAATTTGGCAGAAAAAGAACTTTCAAGACCTCGTTAACTTGAGGGTCATTATTTACACGATCCGCAACACTATTGATAAGTTTAATGATTAACTTTGCGAATGCGTATCCCGGAGCAGCCTTCCCTGCAAAAATCACTGTTGTAGGAACAATACTAGAAGAAGAATTTTCCTTAAGGTCGTTATAAAGATAGATAACCCTAAGGATATTCATTAGCTGACGTTTATATTCATGAATACGTTTTACATGAAAATCAAAGAGCGAGTTAGGATCTATTTTCTCTCCAACTTCTTTTTTGATTCTTAATGCGAAGTCCTGCTTATTATTGAGCTTAATTTTATGCCACTGCTCTCTAAAACTCGCATCATCAGCAAAAGGTATGACCTTATGAATCTGAGAAAGATCTGTAATATGTGCATCTCCAATTGTCTGATCTAACAACGCGTTTAAACGCGGATTACATAATGCTAACCATCGTCTAGGAGTGATCCCATTGGTCACGTTAATAAATTTATCAGGGAAGAACTCTACGAAATCTTTAAATAATGTTGTTTTTATCAGATGAGAATGGAAAGCAGATACACCATTAACTTTAGCAGAACCTACAACAGCAAGGTTTGCCATGTTTACATGTTTATCGCTTCCTTCTTCAATAATAGATAATGCTCGACGTTTATCATCATTCCCAGGAAATCTATGAGAAACTTTCTCGAGCCATCGAGCATTAATCTCATAGATAATCTCTAAGTGCCTTGGTAACAATCTTGAAAAAAGATCTATAGACCAACGCTCTAGCGCTTCTGGTAATATGGTATGATTCGTATAATTGAATATTTTTGTTGTCATATCCCAAGCAGTATCCCAAGGCAGCTCTTCTCTATCAATAAGGATATGCATCATTTCCGCTATGCCTAGTGCTGGATGAGTATCATTCAGCTGTACCGATACTTTTTCAGGAAGATTGTCTAAGGAAATATGTGTTTTAGTATATCTACGGAGGATATCTTGAATCGTTGCAGAAACTAAAAAGTACTCTTGCTTTAATCTAAGCTCCTGTCCCTCAGAAATAGAATCATTGGGATATAACACTCTAGAAATATTTTCTACTAATGCAATATCTTCTATCGCACGGATGTAGTCCCCATGATTAAAATAGTTGAATTCAAACCCCTGTGGAGATTGCGCCTGCCATAAACGCAAGGTATTTACTGTATCTATTCCATATCCTGGAATAGGCACATCATAAGCCATAGCCAGGACTTCTTGAGTATCTACAAGATCGGCTACTTCCTTCCCGCGAGCATCGGTATAATGAATCACCCTGCCATAAAAACGAACAGGATACAAGTATTCCCCCCTACATATCTCCCACGGGCTTCCGTAGCGCAACCACTCATCAGGAGCTTCTACTTGATATCCATTGACAATTTTCTGATCAAAAATACCATAATCATAGCGAATTCCATATCCATAGGCAGGAATTCCTAGAGTTGCCATGGAATCTAGGTAACATGCGGCAAGTCTTCCTAAGCCTCCGTTACCCAGTCCGGCATCTGCTTCCATTTGCACTAAACTATCAAAATCATAGTTTAGCTCCGCCAATGCCTCTCGAACAAGATCCAGAATTCCCAAATTCAAAAGATTACTCTTTAAGCTTCTACCAAGTAGAAACTCCATTGAAATATAATAGATTCGCTTAACATCTTGTTCGTAATAACTATTTTGAGTTTTTAGCCAGCCTTTAGCTAACCACTCCATGACAGTCTTTGAAACTGCTGTAAATATATCTCTGGCTGAAGCCGATTCTGGAGACTGTACCACACCAAAATATAGACGATTTAAAATCGCCTGCTTCATAGTTTCTATATTTACTAAATTCTTATCAAAACTCATAAGTCGTCCGAATCAAGGGAATAAAGTAGGAAGGGATTTTTGTGTTTCCATAAGAAAAATCTAAAAAAAAAGAAAGAGTTTAGAAAGAAGTCTTATCGCAACCAGAAAACACACAAGAAATTCTGTTTCGAAAAATTATTTTCAATCGACCACAAAAACATCCTATTATAAAAAATTGATAACCAGAGAATTAAACCTGTTTATTTTGATGTAAAAACAGCAACGTGCTAGATTTTCTAAGTATTTTTGCTTGCGAGAATGTTATGAAAGCACATGAATATGGTGAATTTTCCCATCGGCCTGGTAGAAATATTTTTACTCTAAGCGATATTCAAACCTCTACGAACTCTGAATCTCAAGAGTGTACCTTTTCCTCACATACAGTAAGTGGAGGTTCCTCTCGCTTCTCATTTCTTTCGGCTCCCTCAGCTCTATGGGTGGTTTTAGGATTGCTCGCCACGCTATCCTCTTGTTGCATACTGGAAAGCGGATATCATTCTGTTCCCGTACTTATAGTTGCGCTAGTCGTACAAATAGTTTTGGCCGTTGTATCTGTTGTATGCTTGATTATTAAGCATAGAAAAGCAATAGCGTCCAACTTCTGCAATTAAATTAATTTTGATTCTAGCAGGGAATTTCTTCTTCTGGAAAGAACTCAAGACTTTTATATGCCGAAGTTAAATACTTCATTAAGTCTTGCGTAGCAATGCCAATGTCATGTCCTCCTTCCTCCACCTTTTGGGAAATAGCTCGGATAGATGAAATAACCGTAGAATGGTCTCTAGAGAATACATCTCCTATGCGCACGTAGGATAAAGACAATTTCTGACGACATAAATACATAGCTACCTGTCTAGGCAATACATGTTCTCTAGATTGAGAACGCCCCAAAATACTTTCAGGAGATACTCCATAGTATTTTGCAACAGCACGAACAATTCCTGAAGGAGTTAAACGGACACTTTCCGCAGCTTCCAATATATCGTGAAGCAGAGATTGAATATCGTCCTCGTATAATAGTTGCTGGGCCAATTTCTTATAAGCAACACGTTTTGAAAGTAATGTTAATGCGTGAATTAACGTTTTTACATTCGAAGATAACGCGCGAATTAAGAAATCTAATGCTGTATCTTCAATACGAATAGATAACTGTTCAGCTTGTCGCTTCAGAAAACTTCTTAATCCTTCTTTGGTTAAAGGATGAATAGGAACAGCTACCCCCCATTCAAAACGACTAATTAAACGCTCTTCCATTGCCTTCAAGTCTGCTGGAGCATATGCCGAGGAAATAACAATTAACTTCCCTTCCATTTGCAAGGAATTAAAAGTATGGAAAAACTCTTCCTGAGTAGCTCCTTTACCAGAGAATACTTCTATATCCTCTATAAATAAGGCATCAACATTACGATAAAAAGAACGAAATCTTTGTACTTCTCCAGAGCGTATAGCAGAAACTAAGTGCTCAGTAAATAAATCTGAAACAACGTAAAGAATTTTGCCTCCAGATTCTCGAAGAGCACTTACAGCAGCCTGCATTAAATGGGTCTTGCCAGAACCCTCTGGTCCAAAAAGATATATAGGATTAAAAGGAAAACCTGAAGAATCCTCTGCGGGCTTAGTAAACTCCTGTAAAATACGAAATGGCAGATCATTTTCTGGAGTTACAAGGAAATTAGCGAATGTCATTTCAGGATTTACGTTGCCATACTGCATAGTGAAGTAGGCTGTTTTCTCCTGCTGCATCTGCTTTTCTTTATAAAAAGAAGTAGTTTTATCAACAGAAGTTATGTGAACACGAATTAATTTCCCATTATTGTTCACTAAACTAGTCTTTACCTTATGACGTATATGCTCTTCAAACCAGGTCACTTGAAAAGAATCCTTGGCTTCAAGATACAAATTACACGCGTCAAAACACAGGACTTTTAACGACC
Encoded here:
- a CDS encoding pyruvate dehydrogenase complex dihydrolipoamide acetyltransferase, whose translation is MISLLKMPKLSPTMEVGTIVKWHKNNGDKVEFGDVLVEISTDKAVLEHTATEDGWFRESLVKEGTKVQIGIPIAVISSEKDESFNLEELLPKSPEPQPSAENIQQVEEVASSAPRCESPAIAVYGFKPEPPLSEPLCLKQDSSKSPISPLAKRLAKEKNLDISGIKGSGPGGRIVEKDLAKAPPKGIAGFGYPEAPEVHPGSYHEESLSPVREIISQRLQAAKTFIPHFYVRQKVYASPLLALLKELQIQGIKLSINDCIVRACALALKEFPEVNSGFNSVDNKIVRFETIDISIAVAIPDGVITPIVRCADRKNIGMISAEIKSLASKAKSQSLKKEEYTGGSFCVSNLGMTGITEFTAIINPPQAAILAVGSVQEEPTVINGEIVIGSTCMLTLSIDHRVVDGYPAAMFMKRLQKILEAPSVLLLN
- a CDS encoding glycogen/starch/alpha-glucan phosphorylase gives rise to the protein MSFDKNLVNIETMKQAILNRLYFGVVQSPESASARDIFTAVSKTVMEWLAKGWLKTQNSYYEQDVKRIYYISMEFLLGRSLKSNLLNLGILDLVREALAELNYDFDSLVQMEADAGLGNGGLGRLAACYLDSMATLGIPAYGYGIRYDYGIFDQKIVNGYQVEAPDEWLRYGSPWEICRGEYLYPVRFYGRVIHYTDARGKEVADLVDTQEVLAMAYDVPIPGYGIDTVNTLRLWQAQSPQGFEFNYFNHGDYIRAIEDIALVENISRVLYPNDSISEGQELRLKQEYFLVSATIQDILRRYTKTHISLDNLPEKVSVQLNDTHPALGIAEMMHILIDREELPWDTAWDMTTKIFNYTNHTILPEALERWSIDLFSRLLPRHLEIIYEINARWLEKVSHRFPGNDDKRRALSIIEEGSDKHVNMANLAVVGSAKVNGVSAFHSHLIKTTLFKDFVEFFPDKFINVTNGITPRRWLALCNPRLNALLDQTIGDAHITDLSQIHKVIPFADDASFREQWHKIKLNNKQDFALRIKKEVGEKIDPNSLFDFHVKRIHEYKRQLMNILRVIYLYNDLKENSSSSIVPTTVIFAGKAAPGYAFAKLIIKLINSVADRVNNDPQVNEVLKVLFLPNYRVTMSEMIMPASDLSEQISTAGMEASGTGNMKFALNGALTIGTMDGANIEMSEYIGRDNMFIFGLLEEEIAKIRREYYPQGVCDSHPKIAHVLQLLDQGFFNTSDKDLFKPIVHRLLYEGDPFFVLADLESYIQAHESAAMLFTQTDEWVKKSIYNVGGMGFFSSDRAITDYAKDIWNVPTNDKF
- the dnaA gene encoding chromosomal replication initiator protein DnaA, which codes for MRAWEDFLLLQEKEIGTSTVDKWLRSLKVLCFDACNLYLEAKDSFQVTWFEEHIRHKVKTSLVNNNGKLIRVHITSVDKTTSFYKEKQMQQEKTAYFTMQYGNVNPEMTFANFLVTPENDLPFRILQEFTKPAEDSSGFPFNPIYLFGPEGSGKTHLMQAAVSALRESGGKILYVVSDLFTEHLVSAIRSGEVQRFRSFYRNVDALFIEDIEVFSGKGATQEEFFHTFNSLQMEGKLIVISSAYAPADLKAMEERLISRFEWGVAVPIHPLTKEGLRSFLKRQAEQLSIRIEDTALDFLIRALSSNVKTLIHALTLLSKRVAYKKLAQQLLYEDDIQSLLHDILEAAESVRLTPSGIVRAVAKYYGVSPESILGRSQSREHVLPRQVAMYLCRQKLSLSYVRIGDVFSRDHSTVISSIRAISQKVEEGGHDIGIATQDLMKYLTSAYKSLEFFPEEEIPC